The Phlebotomus papatasi isolate M1 chromosome 3, Ppap_2.1, whole genome shotgun sequence genomic sequence ttttaatttccgtggaaatccaaatgatcaaaataatcgaaatatcaacattttagatttagatttaggtttattaaaaataagaatGTCTACAGAGTATTTTACATTCTACAAATAAACGAAAGTCTGAGGTCAAAAACAAAGAAtacaaaataggaaaaaaagaaaacagctAAGCAGCTCTAGAAGAAAAAAGTCCAGAAGAAGTCTCTGCCTCTCATTtcggaaaaaatgatttttatttttaaagtaattacgattttattgaccaattcatctgtggacatacatccccatggtatctatgaatgcttatgggttttatcctctggagtcttaaaattaatggaaaaaatcacagtgtttacaactacccctgtttgctactaccccagttccccctattagCACTATCTTTTgtcacaatttaatcacgaataaattggtgagaaaattgtggcgcagaaactacctgaatgactgcaataaattagtacctgatgaaaatttaatgagcaaattttgctcataaatttgctcagttctcattaatttgcttattaattatcaatcgtatttatgctattttaatttatttgaaccgattttgtgactcgagtctacttttttatcactaaatgaatcgatttctaaaagctcttaacgaaaattgcacattaggacacatatcagctacaattaatgtgaatcacattaaaattttaatgtgaaaatatctagtgtgataccacggttaaaataaaattcacattattcgaaggcaagaACGTTCGGAGGGATCAATGATATTTTATGATTTGGGAGCTAGTTAAAATGCTTTGTACAAGTTTGAGCCCGATCAGGGAACATGAATTCACCTAATATTTTCACAGATACTACGGTGGGAATCAATTCATCGATCAGATTGAGATTTTGTGTCAGAAGCGTGCCCTGGAGGCTTACAGGCTCAATCCTGAGGAATGGGGTGTCAATGTTCAGCCTTATTCGGGATCCCCGGCCAACTTGGCTGTCTATACGGGTCTCTGTCAGCCGCATGATCGTATCATGGGCTTGGATCTTCCGGATGGAGGTCACTTGACACATGGATTCATGACAGCTACCAAGAAGATCTCAGCAACGTCCATCTTCTTCGAGAGCATGCCCTACAAAGTTGATCCCAAGACCGGGCTCCTTGACTATGATAGACTTGAGGAAAATGCGAAGTTGTTCAAGCCCAAGGTCATTATCGCCGGAATGTCTTGCTATTCCAGATGCTTGGACTACAAACGCTTCCGGGAAATTGCCAATCAGAATGGTGCATATTTATTTGCGGATATGGCTCATGTTTCAGGGCTCGTGGCTGCTGGAATTATTCCCAGTCCTTTTGAGTACTGCGATGTTGTGAGTACGACTACGCATAAGACTCTCAGGGGCCCGAGGGCAGGTGTTATCTTCTTCCGGAAGGGCGTTAGGAGTGTCAAAGCCAATGGGGACAAAGTGATGTATGACCTGGAATCTCGTATCAATCAAGCTGTCTTCCCAGGACTTCAGGGAGGTCCTCATAATCATGCCATTGCTGCCATAGCCACGACATTCCTCCAGGCCAAGTCGCCGGAATTTGTGGAGTACCAGAAGCAGGTGATTCTCAATGCCCAGCGTCTGTGCAAGGGTCTCATCGAGAGGGGCTACTCCATTGCCACTGGAGGCACCGATGTTCATCTTCTGCTAATGGATTTGCGTTCGGTTGGACTGACAGGAGCCAAGGCTGAGTATATTCTGGAGGAAGTGTCTATTGCTTGCAACAAAAATACCGTTCCCGGTGATAAGTCCGCTCTGAATCCTTCGGGCATTCGTCTGGGGACTCCGGCTCTCACAACTCGTGGCCTCGTGGAGGCTGACATGGATCGCGTGGTGGACTTTATTGATCGTGGATTGAAACTCTGCAAGGAGATCTCAACAGCTTCAGGGCCCAAATTTGTCGACTTCAAGAATCTCTTGCACAAGGATGAGGCGTTTGTGCAGAAAATCGCAGCGCTGCGACAGGAAATTGAGGAATACAGCATGACATTCCCACTGCCGGGCATCGACGATTATTAATTTTCCAGCTCTGAACCAGTTTTTGTTCCCAATAAAGTGCTTTATGTATTTGAATTTTGTTTGGCTTTCAATTGGCATAAATCGAACtacaaatgaattttttttttcagtaaatataATGGGATATCAAACAAGGTAAAGTAATGCTCAATGAAATGATTTCATATATAAACATAGTTTTGTATGAGAACGTATTCGCTCTTGAAAAGTTCAGTATCAAATCTTGGCAATTGCaaacatttataatttttttctttataaaaacctattttttcattaattttcatcagttttgACTTAGTTTTCTTATTATCGGATTTTGAAATAATCAATCGAATATTAAATTTCGTTGCAACTTGCATAAATAGACCACATGAAAGATTTGGTTTACTATAGTCGCTAAATCTAACTAAATCTAGTGATCAGCTCTTTGACCAAATATTCTTGAAGGATTTATCTCCCAAAAAACGTTTtctaaatgcaaaaaaaaacaattgatttgAAACATggcaaaattccaattttaatccaatattGTTAGAACCTTGACAAATTTTGGTCAGTCAAAATTTAAACTTGGTTAATGAAACAGAATTCACGTCCTGTTCTTTCTTCAAagctttgtatatgtctattccactctttgGCACTCTTCTGCTTTTTTTGAACGTCagaccaatttaaatttagttcagcccaattttgagaccgaatgAATGGAATAGACTTAAGCAAGTCTTCTGATAGAGaaaggacgtgaattttgacttcatgaaattataccgagttaaaaggcaataaaattatcaaattaggTCAGTCAAAATTCAACTGCAAATCCAATtcaaaatgagcagcaaaaattctatttggtCAAACAGAAAATTAAGTTTCGGTTAATTGGAAATTTGGTTAGTAATTTTCACTTGactcagtaaaaattcaaattttatcagtaaacttaaaatttggagtataaattcaatttggttagtgagaaattcaaaattggttaGTAAAACAGCCACtttgatcaggaaaatatcaaaataggtCAGTAAACACTCAAACTGCAAAGCCAAATTAAAAAGAGCAGCAAAAAATCTATTTgttcaaacaaaaaattaagttttagtCAGTAACATTGCAAATTTGTTCAATTACATGggaaatttggttagtaaaattgtcactttgttcagtaaaaattcaaattttatcagtaaacttaaaatttaaagtataaattcaatttgttcagtGAGAAATTCAAACTTGGTTAGTAAAACAGCACCTTTagtcaggaaaatatcaaattaggTCAGTAAACATTTAAACTACCAACTACCAAGTCTATTCAAAATGgctctagcacaccttttagatcaagaaaattttatgaaatcaaaattcatatcattTTCTCTCTTatgtgttttgcatatgtctgtctcactccaaattcgattgacctaaattgaatttgttgtgatttttaaagtaagaagaagagtgtgcaaaggtgagatagacatatgcaaagcctgtgagaaagaaagggattggAATttcgatttaaccctttaaaaaacGCCATGAATCCTCatcaaaattaaatgatttaaaatctTTGGAAAGTTAATGAGATGTAACAAAAGAACTTTTTAGCAAGtttaaattcgtttttttttttatgaaaatgccTTATAGAGAGCTAATTATTCCATCTAACTGCATGGCGATAAATAATAAGGTATGGTATGACCGAGGTCTCGCAGGGACGGAACTAAACCTAAAGCTTTAGGAAAGCTTCCTTCTTATTTCTAACACTCATCACTGTTTTCCATTGTTGCAATTGCCCATTAGGGATATTTGTATTTCATatgtcttatttttaaataaattattcgtaGAAATCTTGCTTCAAGCTCTTTGACCAAAACGACAAACAAACTTTTGTCCCTTTTTTATAGCGCGGATTGAAAGCTTTTGGGGCTTTTGAGAAAGCTCTCCCCTTTCACTCACAGATGTTCCAACGCCCATCCTTGGGGTATCCTCACAGACAGATTTGTGTATAGTATTTTTCCAGCTCTTCGACCTATACATCTTCTGAATCTTCTGTTCCATTTCCTCGCCAGGAAATATAAAGCTTTTTTCCTGCCTGCCCCTTTTTCCTACACTTCACCCGGTGTATCAATGCTATTATCCgttgaaaatatttgagagGTCTTCAAGtgtctcacaaaaaaaaattgtaaagtaaatCCTGTTTCCAGCTCCTTAACTAATACTTTTTGACCCCTTTTCTCTCCAGAAATGAAAACTCTTGGGAAAATAGcctggagactggggcaaaatttgtcaaaacgaaaaattcaatattcactattttctaaaataaaagagactgaggcttgaattttttattagatagccttcatgaaccttcttaaacttacaaagtttcaagggattcgaggcaggattttgtaaaataaaaataatgaaattttgagccctatttttggaatatttggcttacagaaaatatcaatactgattagctcaatttaaacacatttctcgttaagatagagaaaaattatctgcggcaaagttgtagaggaataaatttcctatgaaaatatgtctatttgatatttttaacgttttcgagagtaaaatgtcacaaattatccgaagactgacaaaatttgccccagcaattttgagaatctccacaaaatcgacttttagaaaatgattcgaaaaacacatttctttcgagatagaggaaaatagtcttctgcaatgttgtagagcagtaaatttcctataagaatatgctcatttataaaacgtttaagttttctcagacctcgtgaaagaattaaatatgcgttttgacaagttttgccccagtctcccctacttaccGATTTTCCACTGCTCGCCGAAAACACTTGAAAcatttgttttttgtttgtGTCCTGTTTTTAGCTCTTTGGACATACATTTTCTGTTTAGTTTCTTCCCCGGAAGTGGAAGATTTAGCTCAAAGGACAAGATTTCTGAACAAATATCACCAAATCCAAgcttaaaggaaaaaaatcttttgttttAGCGCGTTTTGCACACCGGCCACAAAGCTTCTTGCCGCCGCCGTTGGTGTCGCTGCTTGACATGTCAAAAAGCCGCCGTGGAAAATTTTGCGGCTCAGGCGTCTACTGTCAAGTTGTTTGGATTTTTTTGTGGTAGTGAAGCATTTACAAGTGgaaattctttttgaaaattcctcggaattttgcACTTTTCCCCAGGGAAAACACTCAGAATCGCAACAGGAAACCCAAGTGCAGGTGAGTTGGTGTCCAGTGGGCAGGGGGAAGTGTTTTCCGGGGAGATTTTGGGATTGGAAGAAAATGATGTCACTGACGACGCAACTTGGGGAATTTTTTGGGGGCAAAATTTTTGCAGGATGTCTGCCACAACTCAGCAGCAGTTCTTCCTGCGATGGAACAACTACGTCAACCATCTGACTTATGCTTTTGACTCACTGCGCAGCCAGGAGGATCTCGTGGATGTCACCTTGAGTTGCGAGGGACGCAAGATTCGGGCTCACAAGGTGATCCTCTCGGCATGCAGCACATACTTCCGGGAGGTCTTTCAGGAGAATCCCTGTCAGCATCCGGTGATTGTGTTCAAGAATGTCCGGTTTGAGGATCTCTCGGCAATCATTGAGTTCATCTATCAGGGCGAAGTGAATGTTGTCCAGGAATCCCTGCCATCCTTCCTGCATACAGCTGAATTGCTGTCCGTGCAAGGGCTCACCGAGGGCAATACTGAGAAGGAGGAGGTGCCAGTGAGTACACCAGTTTCCGTGGCTAAACAATTCACCGCGACTAAAGTACAAACTCCTGCCATTCTCACACGAATGGTGGCCGGAGGGAGTTCCGGAACTGTCCGGGAGATTGCTCGATTGCCTCCCAAGAGCACAACTTTGAGTACAGTGACCACAGAAGCCACACAGGCCAAACGGAAGCGCTTCTACATCGATTCAGATGACAACATTGCCATCGAGGGCATCAATTTTGTGAAACAGAGCCCAGAGACGATCACCATTGAGAATGCCAATGTGGAGTTCACGCCTATGAAGATCGATCTGCCAGAGTACATTGATATCTCGACAACGGCCGATGAGAGTGCCAATGCCACTGAAGAGGTTCTCCTGGACGAGAGGACAGACGATGCAGGAGGGAGTGTTGAGGATGAAGCTGGAGATTCGCAGGATCAGGAAATTGAGGTGGATTCAAAGACGCAAATTCTGGCCGTTCGATCGGAAGGGGACATGGAACAGACGTATACAGTTGAAGAAGTTGATTCTTCCCAAACATCGGAATACAGTGAGTATTCGGAAGTTTGAATAATTAAGCTCTACCCTTTTataattttaagccacgcctccATGGGTATTTAGAACCTAGACAcagttacgacttaagccgagagatggcttaagtTAATTATAATCAGAACAAGGGGTTACTCATGGTCGAAAATTTGTGTTCATATTCCGTTATTCCATGTAATTCCAATGAGATTCCAATAATTTTAAgtgtgtgattctcttaatgATTCAACTCGGTATTCcgtgattctcaattattccaatttGTGATTCAGTTTATTCCGGTATTCAAATTTCTCTTATTTGACAATAATTTTTCATAGGGTAGAGTCTACACTAATGGATGttgtacacacttatggacaacacaaaaatcttaagttattacactaaacagatttcgaaaagtaaaaaaaaaatgttaattacatcaaaaactaataattttataacttttcgaaatctgttttacataagaacttaagattcttgcacgctgtccataagtgtataacatccctAAGTatagactccaccctattgcTTTGTaggataaattttatttgttatttttggcTATGCAAGTCCTGTTGGATTCTGTAGGCGGAgcagaaaagtcaaaaaatattgcaGGTTGCGTTTTGACAAATAACTTACACTCTGAAAAAATCtgatcaaataatttcgtcataTATCTTTAGGATtactgcagaaaatatctacacttcTGCCTAAAATCTGCCGATAAATCTTTAGATATTCCTGCGAATTTTATTTGGACCTGGaacaaaatttgtcagaaagttTCAGCAGATTCTCTGACGactcctggtgcatactctgacgaattcttGCCAATAATTTGCCGATTATttgtagattaaaaaaaaattatgtatgaGCATTATAGTTTCTTctaaaaaagaattattgagtgtaaaaaataattagaatgaattatcaacatgagaatttaaaaattcgtcatttttgagctagatattttaatcaatttattggaatattccatcaaattaaaaaacaacacattttgaaaagatggacagcattttggaaagcgggacaaaaatgtttggaaagttggacatagagatattaatgacaaaatattatacgaaatatgtagaaaatcaaatgttgagggttttctatGTATACTTGCGCattggatggttatgctaatctcTCCTtcatgtccgggtaacagttgaggaacgctaattaccaagaacttcctggacgtccaaccaaaaagaggttctgtaaatttcacaaacgcctcgcgctgtccagcagttacaggtttaaagcggatgcaactttttagcacatttcaattccccatccacctaggtccttttccacttgctatGGGAGTTCTGCagaggctcctatttgtctttctccaggagtttttgcgatatttactatccattctgtcagaaaaagtggtcttcggaatcggGAAAACTTTGCAGCTTTTTCCAGGagaaaacactttgatattttcctaacaACTTCcataaagctgtctacacattatgagcattttttaaaaaaattctttaaaaaatttttaaaaaaatttttaaaaaaaaaacttttttaaaaaattttttaaaaaaaaatgcctccacactagacttaatttttgtaaaaaatttctgacagattactctcagcatttcgcttgggattatatttcatgaaaatttgtcatttgagtggtggaaaaagtgtgaaaagtgtttgttggaattccctgggatagttgttagtgaatgagCGAGCTGAAGCTAGCACACAAGTGACAGGACACAAATTTGACAGCTATACTGGAAAACAGAGTGAAGTGCAAAGTGGAAATGTAAACAATCTTgttttgtgagattttgatgGTTCAGGGAGTGGAATCTGGTGCTGGAAGACAATTATTGCACTGGATTACACTTTCCCAGTGCCCAGTGGTGTTCTCAGTGTCCTTTGTGAGTTTTTTATTAGGGTTTCTAGTTGTGTCCTCAAGAGCGCAAATGTGTCCTCCAGTACACAATTTGCGCTCTCCAGTGCACAAATTCATCTTCTCTCCAGACAGTGGAATCTTGATACTGGTGAACAGGGTCACCAGATTCCACTTCTCTGATCCCTTAGTGTTCGTGTGAGTGATTTCCGGCCAGAAGATTCGTGCAGTGTCAGTGTTTTCTTAGGGATTTAAGTTGTGTCCTCGAGAGCGCAAATTGTGTACTCCAGCGCATAATGCGCCATCTGCAGGGCACAATTGTTGTCTGCTTCCCAGGGAGTGAATTCCTCATGCTGGTGAACAGAGTCACCAGATTCTCCTTCCTTGACTCCTCAGTGAACTAAAAAGTGACTTCCGGCCGGAAGATTTGTGCGTGTTTAGTGCTTTTTGAGGGCTTAAAGATGTGTCCTACAGAGCAGAATTTTGCGCTCTCCAGTACACAATTTGCGCTCTCCAGTGCACAATTGTTTCTGCTCCCCAGGGAGTGGATTCCTCATTCTGGTGAACAGGGTCACCAGATTTCTGTTCTCTGGTCTCTAAGTGTTCATGTGGGTGACTTCCGGCCGGAAGATTTGTGTAGTGTCAGTGTTTTTCTGGGGCTTAAAGTTGTGTCCTACAGAGCAGAATTTTGCGCTCTCCAGTGCACAATTGTTTCTGCTCCCCAGGGAGTGGATTCCTCATTCTGGTGAACAGGGTCACCAGATTTCTGTTCTCTGGTCTCTAAGTGTTCATGTGGGTGACTTCCGGCCGGAAGATTTGTGCAGTGTCAGTGTTTTTCTGGGGCTTAAAGTTGTGTCCTACAGAGCAGAATTTTGCGCTCTCCAGTGCACAATTGTTTCTGCTCCCCAGGGAGTGGATTCCTCATTCTGGTGAACAGGGTCACCAGATTTCTGTTCTTTGGTCTCTAAGTGTTCATGTGGGTGACTTCCGGCCGGAAGATTTGTGCAGTGTCAGTGTTTTTCTGGGGCTTAAAGTTGTGTCCTACAGAGCAGAATTTTGCGCTCTCCAGTGCACAATTGTTTCTGCTCCCCAGGGAGTGGATTCCTCATTCTGGTGAACAGGGTCACCAGATTTCTGTTCTTTGGTCTCTAAGTGTTCATGTGGGTGACTTCCGGCCGGAAGATTTGTGCAGTGTCAGTGTTTTTCTGGGGCTTAAAGTTGTGTCCTACAGAGCAGAATTTTGCGCTCTCCAGTGCACAATTGTTTCTGCTCCCCAGGGAGTGGATTCCTCATTCTGGTGAACAGGGTCACCAGATTTCTGTTCTCTGGTCTCTAAGTGTTCATGTGGGTGACTTCCGGCCGGAATATTTGTGCGTGTTTACTGCTTTTCCAAGTCCCGAAAATTGTGCTCTGTGATAATTATGCTGTGACACAGAGAACAACTTCCTTCCTGCCCAGGGAGTGGGAATTTGCATATGATGGATTGTATTTCACTAGATTCCCAGTCCCTGATGCCTCAGTGTTGATCTGAGTGTCTTCCGGCTGGAAGATTTCAATGCTTTGCCTTTGTAATTGAGTAATTGGGttggctttaatttttttttccttttcatttcaGGTGGCTGGACATGGACATTGGCGCGCCGGAAGCTGGATGGGATGGCCTGGACCATGGATTACTGTATCCTGGATAGTAGATAGAGATTTTCGTGTttcatagtagtgcaaacaaatcaAATAAAAGTGCACCATCGCATAGTGCGATTTGATGCccagaaatattatatttatattatattatttattatattatattatttattatattatattatttattatattatattatttattatattatattatattatattggaTAAATCGAAATGTTATATTTCTGAATCAACCAATAAAGCACTAAATTTGTATGTGATATGTCTTTGGTTTGTCTTTGCTCCTGATGAAGATAATTCTGTGAGTGATCTTATCATTGGAAAGGTGAGTTCATTTGCTATTAGTATCTTATGTATTTGTtccattaaccctctaacggtgttttctttaatatccaaaaaaagtagttaaataattttgtctagggtaattaatggtccactgaactcaaaaataccatccattcttcattatctctttccgtttgggcgccaggtgagaaaaggtaaagaccacctccaggcggtcatatcggtttaaggcataaaaaaactgaaatatttttattgaaaaatagtgaacaaatagtaaaataaatgaattttaaacgttttttatggatgaatgttgtatgattatctaagaaatgataatttttaggaaaaaaacgtttataactCTTATagttagacgttaatgaagctcaaggtgtttcaataagactgatttttaccgaaaggtcacagatcagctatgaaaacgtcaacttcttgtataattcgaaGGTCCtttaaaatacattgctcatcttctggttttatttcacaatCTGGGGCActaaaggacgaattagggaactcatcatcactgttgaagtctgcttctttatcaatttcgcttaattcgcagaaatcgaccattttactcattctggacagtctccgtgtaatctcaattgttttccatgattaatatattgcaaaataataatatattttattaaaacaaccaaaacaattaaataaaaaaattggtaatttttgaaaattttacccttaaacagataagaccgcccacaggcggtcttcttttttttcttctaaaactcttactactagttttttcacacttatcaattgaaatatacaaactagaatagcatatctttcagaaagtaacactcttactacagttagattactttaaaacaattttttttgcacttgaaaacgcaaaatgtcgcgagcgacattttgttgttttttctctgacctgtcacataaaactgaagattgtaagcaaacgaaaggtcaaaatgagttcagcttcagaaaataagttagtaagactataactgaggacactgtagatattttaacttcaaataagtaatattatcgcagtaaatgcgatttatagaatgaccgcctggaggcggtcttacccgttagagggttaagatcAATTTGTGGTCATCAGAGGGTCATTATATGTTGAAGAGGTTGAAGATGACACTTTTTGCAATACCACTGCTCAGTTATTTATCGGACCAGGAGTGATCCACGAAGTTAGCACATGAATATTCTGTTAGACTATCTCTAGGATCAAAGATTTTGTTAGAATATTCCTGAAGAATAAATTGCAaaactattattattttcaGATGTTTCTAAATAAACTGATAAAAGATATAGGTACTTTAAATGGAACTATATCATGTCCACGCCCACGCCAGAGCCCTCCTACTTCAAGAACATATTTTTTCgatatatatcgtcggttgcgtctacctctgtcgtatctgcatttcttttatgtcagcattttacgcaagaggggacgtccgtattgtagcttgcaccaaatgcagatacaaaacaaatgcagatacgacagaggtagacgcaaccgacgatatatcgaAAACTGAaccatcttttttttatatttcaataaaatgtatagttattgaaataaataaatgaaaatttttgcacTTAGAAATTTTTTAGAGATACCTAAGGCAGACATTGTATTCCCAGatataattacagaaataatgttaaaggttaaaataaactgtgaataattaaatttttgtcttATATTTTTAGGCATTTATGGTTTATGTATGTAGAGCTTTTGAAGTTTTTATGCTTTTacgtttttcaagaaaaaaataaataaaaaaagtggcAAAGCGTCTGAGTCTTTGTAAGCTGCTtgaactcccgagaaggagctcttCCTTATATTTTTTCGCAATGTTTTTGTATGCATATAAGattaatgtttatttaaatttatctttaaatcattataaaattatttcgaaattcaaaatgtttCAAGAAaagggtattttaaaaaatctttagtaTTTGACCAAATCGAGTACAAGATAAGTTATTTGCCCTTAAATAAATTCAGGATAGCGGTTTAACTACCTGAAAGGTGTCTAAAGACGAAATGCCCAGCTAGATTAACAGAAAAATATATCCGAAATTATTGAAAACATTTggataaattttgagaaaagttttaaaaaaaacttaattttgacGGATTTCAGCGGACtactaacaaaaaaataaagggCAAATGGAGGGGGGAGAATTAAGGGACTTAGTTCAGATGTCATTTTaggagggtcatcgaagactggaagtcgatattacAGTTTTGATCTTAGGTGGGTCAGAATACAGAGAAAAACTCGAAAAAACGGTATTTTTAAAACAGAGCTATTCCCGTTACACGTGCTTTAGATCTGAGACTTAACTGATggtctaatttttcaacaatcaatttttttttttggaaaactttgacTTAGTATTACATTTATAaggataaatgacctattacattgtgaaggagcaataaaattggttgctatttaggattttgaggtcgtcgggaactgggctaaatctctagtctgaatacCGCTTTACTTTACCATCACCTAGTATGTGACCGATGCAGTTATGTTcagaatttcaaaacctttcgaaaaaaatccaaatatcaAATCAGCAGAAAATTAGTCCCTCGCAGgttggttgaactttgactCGTGATCCGGAACCACTGTCTAATGCTCTGTGTGTTGTTCtttctttacattttatataatttcttttttgtgGCTCACTGTTTGATATAACTTATTAGAGTAcagagtagactctctcaaattcggtcatttgggaccaaaatgtcacctgaattagagagaaattcgggcaacaatttttttgaaatgcagcgattttttattcatctgcatacacatatttatcgtaaatttcatgaaatccccTTAATAATGTGTTGCCAAATAAAACAAAACGTATTATCTTTTAACAAgttttaattcacttttttttgacaaattaattttgCGTGTGctctcttctttcttttttctattCTAACCATTCTAACACTATCTCATTTTTCCGCTAGGCGCGCTCATGGCGCTCGGTGAaagctaaatttaaattaaaatttccgttaacataatgcaaaaac encodes the following:
- the LOC129806476 gene encoding serine hydroxymethyltransferase isoform X1, with product MSRAIYDLARKTGVPRVLVTGFVDAAASVLGASTSSIWRFSVKSSTGLTPQGFYLPNRLITTSSKMSGKSQLLHSNLWDSDPELMELVKKEKVRQLRGLEMIASENFTSVPVLQCLSSCLHNKYSEGLPGQRYYGGNQFIDQIEILCQKRALEAYRLNPEEWGVNVQPYSGSPANLAVYTGLCQPHDRIMGLDLPDGGHLTHGFMTATKKISATSIFFESMPYKVDPKTGLLDYDRLEENAKLFKPKVIIAGMSCYSRCLDYKRFREIANQNGAYLFADMAHVSGLVAAGIIPSPFEYCDVVSTTTHKTLRGPRAGVIFFRKGVRSVKANGDKVMYDLESRINQAVFPGLQGGPHNHAIAAIATTFLQAKSPEFVEYQKQVILNAQRLCKGLIERGYSIATGGTDVHLLLMDLRSVGLTGAKAEYILEEVSIACNKNTVPGDKSALNPSGIRLGTPALTTRGLVEADMDRVVDFIDRGLKLCKEISTASGPKFVDFKNLLHKDEAFVQKIAALRQEIEEYSMTFPLPGIDDY
- the LOC129806476 gene encoding serine hydroxymethyltransferase isoform X2, whose product is MASITTSSKMSGKSQLLHSNLWDSDPELMELVKKEKVRQLRGLEMIASENFTSVPVLQCLSSCLHNKYSEGLPGQRYYGGNQFIDQIEILCQKRALEAYRLNPEEWGVNVQPYSGSPANLAVYTGLCQPHDRIMGLDLPDGGHLTHGFMTATKKISATSIFFESMPYKVDPKTGLLDYDRLEENAKLFKPKVIIAGMSCYSRCLDYKRFREIANQNGAYLFADMAHVSGLVAAGIIPSPFEYCDVVSTTTHKTLRGPRAGVIFFRKGVRSVKANGDKVMYDLESRINQAVFPGLQGGPHNHAIAAIATTFLQAKSPEFVEYQKQVILNAQRLCKGLIERGYSIATGGTDVHLLLMDLRSVGLTGAKAEYILEEVSIACNKNTVPGDKSALNPSGIRLGTPALTTRGLVEADMDRVVDFIDRGLKLCKEISTASGPKFVDFKNLLHKDEAFVQKIAALRQEIEEYSMTFPLPGIDDY
- the LOC129806491 gene encoding transcription factor GAGA isoform X2, translated to MSATTQQQFFLRWNNYVNHLTYAFDSLRSQEDLVDVTLSCEGRKIRAHKVILSACSTYFREVFQENPCQHPVIVFKNVRFEDLSAIIEFIYQGEVNVVQESLPSFLHTAELLSVQGLTEGNTEKEEVPVSTPVSVAKQFTATKVQTPAILTRMVAGGSSGTVREIARLPPKSTTLSTVTTEATQAKRKRFYIDSDDNIAIEGINFVKQSPETITIENANVEFTPMKIDLPEYIDISTTADESANATEEVLLDERTDDAGGSVEDEAGDSQDQEIEVDSKTQILAVRSEGDMEQTYTVEEVDSSQTSEYNQSKFSTDNQSKTDEKSLQQDAQLRFRCSICWKGFKHPMSLTLHRDLHSGKTKCPVCKRSFSRSYDMRSHLNKIHKITLNFDAKVNIHKF
- the LOC129806491 gene encoding transcription factor GAGA isoform X1 is translated as MSATTQQQFFLRWNNYVNHLTYAFDSLRSQEDLVDVTLSCEGRKIRAHKVILSACSTYFREVFQENPCQHPVIVFKNVRFEDLSAIIEFIYQGEVNVVQESLPSFLHTAELLSVQGLTEGNTEKEEVPVSTPVSVAKQFTATKVQTPAILTRMVAGGSSGTVREIARLPPKSTTLSTVTTEATQAKRKRFYIDSDDNIAIEGINFVKQSPETITIENANVEFTPMKIDLPEYIDISTTADESANATEEVLLDERTDDAGGSVEDEAGDSQDQEIEVDSKTQILAVRSEGDMEQTYTVEEVDSSQTSEYNQSKFSTDNQSKTDEKSLQQDSGNTKWSQCQFCKLVITTVNLWRHVRTQHTSQPPRKCEHCQKSFKNKYSLREHIRIAHEYKSTGQGDAKDAK